In Bradyrhizobium symbiodeficiens, the genomic stretch AACGCAACGCCCTGACGCACATCCCCGGCGACGAAGGATGGCCGATCATCGGCAAGACCTTTCAGGTATTGGCCGATCCCAAGGGCCATATCGAGGCGAACGGCGCCAAATACGGTCCGGTCTACCGGACCCATGTGTTCGGTGAGACGAATGTCGTGCTGCTCGGGCCCGAGGCCAACGAACTCGTGATGTTCGATCAGCAAAAGCTATTCTCCTCGACCCACGGCTGGAACAAGGTGCTCGGCCTGTTGTTTCCACGCGGATTGATGCTGCTCGATTTCGACGAGCACCGGCTGCACCGCAAGGCGCTGTCGGTCGCGTTCAAGTCGGGGCCGATGAAATCCTATCTGGCCGATCTCGACCGCGGCATCTCCGCGCGGGTCGCGCAGTGGAAGGCCAAGCCCGGCGAGATGCAGCTCTACCCTGCGATGAAGCAGCTCACGCTGGATCTCGCGGCGGCGTCCTTCCTCGGCGCCGATATCGGGCCGGAGGTCGACGAGATCAACCGCGCCTTCGTCGACATGGTCGCCGCCGCTGTCGCGCCGATCCGCCGTCCCCTGCCCGGCACCCAGATGGCCGCCGGCGTCAGAGGGCGCAAACGCATCGTCGCCTATTTCCGCGAGCAGATCCCGCTGCGACGCGGCAATCACGGCGCCGATGATTTGTTCTCGCAGCTCTGCCGCGCCACCCATGAGGACGGCGCGCTTCTGTCCGAGCAGGACATCATCGACCACATGAGCTTCCTGATGATGGCGGCGCACGACACGCTGACCTCGTCGCTGACGTCGTTCGTCGGCGAACTCGCCGCCAATCCGGACTGGCAGGACAGGCTGCGCGCGGAAGTTCTCGCGCTCGGGCTCGCGGCCGATGCACCGAGCAGCTTCGACGATCTTGAAAAGATGCCGCTGTCTGAAATGGCGTTCAAGGAGGCGCTTCGGATCAAGCCGCCGGTGCCCTCGATGCCGCGCCGCGCCATGCGCGATTTCAACTTCAAGGGCTTTACGATTCCCGCCGGCACCGCGGTCGGCGTCAATCCGCTCTATACGCATCACATGAAGGACATCTGGCCGGAACCGGATCGCTTCGATCCCTTGCGCTTCACTGAAGAAGCCCAGCGCAACCGCCACCGCTTCGCCTGGGTCCCGTTCGGCGGCGGCGCGCATATGTGCCTCGGCCTGCACTTTGCCTACATGCAGGCGAAATGCTTTGCGCGGCACTTCCTGCAGAACATCGAGGTGTCGCTGGAAGAGGGCTACAAGCCGGACTGGCAGATGTGGCCGATCCCGAAGCCGCGTGACGGGCTGAGGGTGCGGGTGAAGGCGGTTTAGCACTGCTTTCGTAGGGTGGGCAAAGCGAAAGCGTGCCCACCACGCCTCTCCGCATTTGAATATTGATGGTGGGCACAGCGCGAAGAGCGCGCCTTTGCCCACCCTGCAGCTTTGTCGCCCGCCGCAGTTACGCCCCTGATCGAACGCCTTGCGCAGGGCCGACAACCCCTGCTGCTGCTGGGTCCAGTTGCGGCCGCCGGTGATGGCGCCGTCGATGACGAGGTCGTGGCCGTTGATGAAGCTGGATTCGTCGCTCGCCAGGAACACCGCGGCGTGGGCGATGTCGTCGGGAATGCCGGCGCGCGGGATCGGCTGCGCGGTCTTGTAGACGTCCCGCATCACCGCCTGCGTCTTCTCGGCGGCTTCCGTCGTCAGGCCGAGCGCCTTGCCGAAGATGCCCGTCGCGATCGCACCGGGCGAGATCGAGTTGACGCGCACGTTGGATTCGCCGAGCTCCATCGCCACGCATTTGGTGAGATGGATCATCGCCGCCTTGGCCGCGCCGTAGACGATCGACGAGGAGAACCCGGCGAGGCGTCCGGCGATGCTGCCATTGTTGATGATGCTGCCAGAACCCTGCTTCTTCATGGCAGGCGCGACGTGCTTCATGCCGAGCATGACGCTGCGCACCAGCGTCGCCATCGCCGCGTCGAAGCGCTCGACCTCGAGACCCTCGATGCCGCCGGTCTGCGCCGGGCCGCCGGCATTGTTGAACAGGCAGTCGATCCGCCCGAACTTGTCCACGGCGAGCGCGATCAGCGCCTGCATCTGCGCTTCGACCGTCACGTCGGTCTGGCGGAAGATGCAGTTGGCGCCGAGCTGCCTGGCCAGCGCCTCGCCCTCCGGTAGACGCCGTCCCGCGATCACAATTTTGGCACCTTCGGCAACGAAGACTTCCGCAGTGCGCAACCCGATCCCGCTCGTGGCCCCCGTGATCACTGCAACCTTGCCGTCCAGCCTGCCCATGGAATGTTCCTGTTTTCGAACGATTTGATGACAAATGGCGAACGTCGACCGCTGCCATCGCCGCGGGCGCCACTATCCCTGCCTGTCTCCGACAAGGCAAGCTATGCTTGTGCGGGCGGGATGCGTAACATCTTCACAGGCCGCTCGATTTTCGGACGCATATCGCAACTGGGCTGCGCATGGGGAAGTTGATCGACGAATTCCGCAGGGGCTGGCAGGGTGCGGCGCCGCCATCGCTCGGTCTGAGCATTGCGTTTGCGGTGGCTTGCCTGCTGATTGCGACGCTGACGCGCTGGGCGCTGGCGCATGTGCGGCCCGACGTCTACTTCACCCCCTATTTTCCGGCCGTGTTCTTTGCCGCCGCGTTCGGAGGCTTCCG encodes the following:
- a CDS encoding cytochrome P450; the protein is MSMQNVAAPAPDYTAPKRNALTHIPGDEGWPIIGKTFQVLADPKGHIEANGAKYGPVYRTHVFGETNVVLLGPEANELVMFDQQKLFSSTHGWNKVLGLLFPRGLMLLDFDEHRLHRKALSVAFKSGPMKSYLADLDRGISARVAQWKAKPGEMQLYPAMKQLTLDLAAASFLGADIGPEVDEINRAFVDMVAAAVAPIRRPLPGTQMAAGVRGRKRIVAYFREQIPLRRGNHGADDLFSQLCRATHEDGALLSEQDIIDHMSFLMMAAHDTLTSSLTSFVGELAANPDWQDRLRAEVLALGLAADAPSSFDDLEKMPLSEMAFKEALRIKPPVPSMPRRAMRDFNFKGFTIPAGTAVGVNPLYTHHMKDIWPEPDRFDPLRFTEEAQRNRHRFAWVPFGGGAHMCLGLHFAYMQAKCFARHFLQNIEVSLEEGYKPDWQMWPIPKPRDGLRVRVKAV